A genomic segment from Bacteroidota bacterium encodes:
- the nadD gene encoding nicotinate-nucleotide adenylyltransferase, with protein MTEPRSALDPQRPARVGIFGGTFNPPHVAHLAVAEAVRDHLGLDRVLWIPAATAPHKQERTVAEAHHRLAMVRRAVAGNEAFEVSDWEIERGGVSYTVDTVRALRAEQPAAEFHLILGGDSLAQFDSWREPDKILRHAALAVYPRPGADLADVAPSVMARATVLDRPLLDPSSTAIRRLLRAGRSARYLVPDDVLAYIAEHDVYPPR; from the coding sequence ATGACGGAGCCCCGCTCGGCACTCGACCCTCAACGCCCGGCCCGGGTAGGCATCTTCGGGGGGACCTTCAACCCGCCGCACGTAGCACACCTCGCCGTGGCCGAAGCCGTGCGAGACCACCTCGGGCTAGACCGCGTCCTCTGGATTCCGGCCGCGACGGCACCGCACAAACAGGAGCGCACGGTCGCCGAAGCACACCACCGCCTCGCGATGGTGCGGCGGGCCGTCGCCGGCAACGAGGCGTTCGAGGTGTCGGACTGGGAGATCGAGCGGGGGGGCGTCTCCTACACCGTCGACACGGTGCGGGCTTTGCGGGCGGAGCAGCCCGCCGCCGAGTTCCACCTCATCCTCGGCGGGGATAGCCTCGCGCAGTTCGATTCGTGGCGCGAGCCGGACAAGATTCTGCGGCACGCCGCGCTTGCCGTCTACCCGCGCCCCGGAGCCGACCTCGCCGACGTGGCCCCGAGCGTGATGGCCCGCGCTACCGTCCTCGACCGCCCGCTGCTCGACCCGTCCAGCACGGCGATCCGCCGCCTGCTCCGGGCGGGGCGCTCGGCTCGGTACCTCGTCCCGGACGACGTGCTGGCCTACATCGCCGAGCACGACGTATACCCTCCGCGTTAG